Below is a window of bacterium DNA.
GGCCAATTACAAGGCCTGCCAGGCGAAATTTTAGGGATATCCATCTTGACGCCTCCCGTACGGGGATGATTAAGGTCCCCCCTCACGAAGCATGAGATCGACTCTCAGAGAACAGGGCTACCGCATGCCCGCGGAATTCGAGCCGCACGAGGCGACCTGGCTCGCCTGGCCGCACAATCCCGAGACCTGGCCCGGTCGGCTCAAGTTCATCCCCCCCATCTGGATCCAGATGATCAAGCCGCTGCACGTGCATGAGACGGTGCACGTGTGCGTCAACGACGCCGCGATGGAGGCGGAGGTGCAGGCCATTTTGAAGCGCCACGACATCGGGCGGAACGTCGTTCTGCATCAGATCCCCACAAACGACGCCTGGGCGCGGGATCACAACGCGATTTTCGTGAAACGGAATGGTGATGTAGGGGCGCATGGCCATGCGCCCCTACTGGCGACCGATTGGATCTTCAATTCATGGGGCAAGAAATATGGCCCCTGGGACCTCGATGACGTCGTCCCCCAACACGTCGCCAAATACCTAAATGTTCCGTGCATTCAACCCGGCATCGTCCTCGAAGGCGGTTCCATCGACGTCAACGGCAAGGGCACGCTCCTCACCACCGAGCAGTGTCTCTTGAACAAGAACCGCAATCCCCACCTGAAGAGGGATGAGATCGAGCAGTACCTGAAGGATTATCTCGGCGTTTCGAACATCCTCTGGCTGGGCGACGGCATCGTCGGCGACGACACGGACGGCCACGTCGACGACATCACGCGCTTCGTCGCCCCGGACACGATCGTCACCGTGGTCGAGGAGGACCCGGCCGACGAGAACTACAAACCGCTTCAAGACAACCTGAAGCGGCTTCAATCCATGAAGGATCAGGACGGGCGGCCTCTCAAGATTGTCACGATCCCAATGCCCGGCCCCGTGGAATACGACGGCCAGCGGCTTCCCGCCTCCTATGCGAATTTCTACATCGCCAACGGCGTGGTGCTCGTGCCCATCTACAATCATGCCAATGACCCAAGGGCCCTCGAGACCCTTCAAAAGTTGTTTCCCGCGCGGCGTGTGGTAGGGATCAACTGCGTGGAGATGGTGTGGGGACTGGGGGCCATTCATTGCGTCACACAGCAACAACCCAGGGTCTGACGGCATTTCTTGCGGCATTCGCACTTTTCTCTTGTTCCCGGTCCAAGCCGATCGAACCCGTCCTCGAGTTCAAGAAGGAATCCGTCCTCCTCGACACGCTCCCCCAGGGTCTCAAGCCGGACGACCTCCAATTCAGCCCCGACGGGACCGAGTCGGTCTACCGCTGGACGACCTCCGAGGGCCGCCAGGGCTTCGCGTTCAACGGACGCATCGAGCAGTATTACGACGCGGTCGGGGATTTCGTTTCGTACACACGCGACGGGTCGCACTACGCCTACACCGCCAAGAAGGACGGGAAGGCCTTCATCGTCTTCGACGGGACCGAGGGCGAGCCGTTCGACAAGCTGGCCGATCCCGCCTTGAGCGTCACGGGCCGGTCCCTCGCCTACGCCGCCAAAGCGGGGGAGGACGCCTTCATCGTCTTCAACGGCCGCCGCCTCGAAAACAAGGAGTACGAGCTCATCCGGCCGCCGGACTTGAGCCCCGACGGAGGGCGCGTTGCCTATCAGGCCAAGAAACAAGGCCGATGGCTCACGGTCATCGACGGAAAGGAAGGCCCGGCCTTCGACGAGGTCCAGGAGGGGTATTTCAGCCCGGATGGCCGCTCCTTCGCCTACGCCGGGCGCCGCGGGTCGAGGTGGGTCTTCGTCCGGAACGGCAAGGTGAGCCGGGAATATGATGACGTGAGCGTTTATCCCGAGGCGGCCGCCGCCGACCTGTTCACGGCGCGGGAGGCCGGCAAGGAGTTTTGCGTTTTTCGTGGGAAAGAAGGCCTGAAGTACGACAAGGCGGGATGGCCCGCCGTGAGCCCGAACGGAAAGAAGATCGCCTACGACGCCGCCCGGGGAGGGGAATCCCTTGTCGTCCTCGAGAAGAGGGAGGGAAAGCCCTATGACAGCGTCGGCCGTCCGGTGTTCAGCCCCGATGGAAAGGAGATCGCCTACGACGCCGTCGAGGGGCGCAGGTTCCTCATGATCCGGAACGATCGGGAGCTGGCGGATTACAACGCCATGCCGGGCCCCGCCTTCAGTCCCGTGGGCGGCAGGCTTGCCTACAGCGCGGTCAACCGCGACGCGAGCCGGCACTTCGTCGTCGAGGAAGGATTGAAAGGGAAGGAGTACGACGACGTCGGGCTCCTGGTCTGGAGCCGGGACGGCCGCCACCTGGCCTACAGGGCGCGGGAAGGGGATAAAGAGTTCCTCGTCGTCGACGGCCGCGAGGGAAGCCCTTGCGACAAGGTCTTGAGCCTCGTGCCGCGGTTCAGCGACGACGGAAAATTGGTGGGCGCCAACGTCCTCAAGGGGCGCGAGGTCTGGTGGGTCGCGGAGCCGACGGAGTGAAAGTCAATATGGCCGCGGAGCGTCTCCAAAAAATACTGGCCGAGGCGGGCGTCGCCTCCCGCCGCGAGGCGGAGCGGATGATTGTGAACGGACGCATCCGCGTGAACGGCGAGATTGCGCGCGAGTTGGGGACGAAGGCCGATCCGCAAAAGGACACGATTACCGTCGACGGCAAGCCGATTCGATCCGCCGAGAAGAAGGTCTATCTCGCATTCCACAAGCCGGTGAACGTGATGGTGACGCGAAAGGACCCGGAAGGGCGGCCGACGGTCTTCGACTACCTCAAGGAAGTTCCGGAACGCGTGAACTACGTCGGCCGTTTGGATTTTGATTCCGAAGGGCTCTTGTTGCTCACGAACGACGGCGATCTGCTGGCCCGGCTCACGCACCCGCGCTACGAGGTGCCCAAGACCTACCACGTGAAGGTCGTGGGCCGCGTCACGCGGGAGACTCTCGCGAAGATCGCCAAGGGCGTCGACGTCGGCGCATTCGTCTCCCAGCCTTCTAAAGCCAGGATTTACAAAGAGAACCCCAACAATACCTGGGTCGAGGTGGTCCTCAAGGAAGGGAAAAACCGGGAGGTCCGGAGAATCTTCGAGGCGTTGGGTCATAAGACGATGCGCCTGATCCGCATGGCGGTCGGGCCCGTGAGACTCAATGACCTGCCCGCGGGACGGTGGCGGGCGCTGGATCGCAAAGAGATCCAGGCGCTTTCGGAGTCAGCGGCTGCGCCGGAGTCAAAGCCGCGAAATCCTTCTTCACATGCTCCCACCGGCGCTTGATCTCGTTGATCGTGCCTTGAACAATGGTCGGCTTCTCGACGCGGTAGTGAAGGTAGTAGGGGACCACGCAGCCGCAGCGGTCGCAGTCGGCCTTGGGGCCGAGCATGCATTTTTCCTTCACCTCGCCGTGGGTGGTGAGCGAGGCGCCCTTTTTCTCGAAGATGCAGTTGTCCGTCACCTTCCTGGAGTTGTACGACTTCATGAGTTCCAGGACCCGATCCGGCATCGCGATGAAATCCCCGTATTTCTTCTTGAGGTCCTTCAACTGGTCCAGGACCGCGTCGCGCCGTTCCCAGCCGATCCAGAGGTCCTCGCTCAAGCCCTCGATGGGCGTGTAGAAGTCGAACATGATGCCCTTCAGGTGCGTCGTCGTCGCCCAGTCGCGGACGACCTCCTCGATCGTGTCGACGTTGACGGAGGTGACGCACATGGCGCCCGTCACGTGCAGGTCCTTCCGGCTCACGTTCTTCTTCATCTGCTGGTAGAGGCCCTTTTGCCGGCGCATCTTTTCATGGGCTTCTTCGTTGCCGTCGATGGAGACGTGGTAGTAGACGTCCGGCCAGTCGGGCAGGGGCATCGTGCCGTTGGTGACGATCAGGTTGTGGAGAAAATGCCTTTTGCAGCGCTCGATGACGCCTCGGCGGAGCATCGGCTCGCCCCCAACCCAGGTGCAGCTGTGCAGGAACTTCGACTTCCGCTTGAGCTCGATGATCTTGTTCTCCCATCCGTCGGCGTCCAACGTCCCTTCCTGTTCCTGTTCAAAGAAATAGCAGTGCTCGCAGCGCAGGTTGCACTGGTCCGTGACGTCGACGGAAATGAAGGATCCCTTGGGAAAACCCACGGTGAAGAAGAAAATCTGGGGGATGAGGTGATAGCGGAAAAAAGGG
It encodes the following:
- a CDS encoding agmatine deiminase family protein translates to MRSTLREQGYRMPAEFEPHEATWLAWPHNPETWPGRLKFIPPIWIQMIKPLHVHETVHVCVNDAAMEAEVQAILKRHDIGRNVVLHQIPTNDAWARDHNAIFVKRNGDVGAHGHAPLLATDWIFNSWGKKYGPWDLDDVVPQHVAKYLNVPCIQPGIVLEGGSIDVNGKGTLLTTEQCLLNKNRNPHLKRDEIEQYLKDYLGVSNILWLGDGIVGDDTDGHVDDITRFVAPDTIVTVVEEDPADENYKPLQDNLKRLQSMKDQDGRPLKIVTIPMPGPVEYDGQRLPASYANFYIANGVVLVPIYNHANDPRALETLQKLFPARRVVGINCVEMVWGLGAIHCVTQQQPRV
- a CDS encoding pseudouridine synthase; the encoded protein is MAAERLQKILAEAGVASRREAERMIVNGRIRVNGEIARELGTKADPQKDTITVDGKPIRSAEKKVYLAFHKPVNVMVTRKDPEGRPTVFDYLKEVPERVNYVGRLDFDSEGLLLLTNDGDLLARLTHPRYEVPKTYHVKVVGRVTRETLAKIAKGVDVGAFVSQPSKARIYKENPNNTWVEVVLKEGKNREVRRIFEALGHKTMRLIRMAVGPVRLNDLPAGRWRALDRKEIQALSESAAAPESKPRNPSSHAPTGA